The Rhinopithecus roxellana isolate Shanxi Qingling chromosome 13, ASM756505v1, whole genome shotgun sequence genome contains a region encoding:
- the GTPBP1 gene encoding GTP-binding protein 1 isoform X2: MEASYATVKSMAEQIEADVILLRERQEAGGRVRDYLVRKRVGDNDFLEVRVAVVGNVDAGKSTLLGVLTHGELDNGRGFARQKLFRHKHEIESGRTSSVGNDILGFDSEGNVVNKPDSHGGSLEWTKICEKSTKVITFIDLAGHEKYLKTTVFGMTGHLPDFCMLMVGSNAGIVGMTKEHLGLALALNVPVFVVVTKIDMCPANILQETLKLLQRLLKSPGCRKIPVLVQSKDDVIVTASNFSSERMCPIFQISNVTGENLDLLKMFLNLLSPRTSYREEEPAEFQIDDTYSVPGVGTVVSGTTLRGLIKLNDTLLLGPDPLGNFLSIAVKSIHRKRMPVKEVRGGQTASFALKKIKRSSIRKGMVMVSPRLNPQASWEFEAEILVLHHPTTISPRYQAMVHCGSIRQTATILSMDKDCLRTGDKATVHFRFIKTPEYLHIDQRLVFREGRTKAVGTITKLLQTTNNSPMNSKPQQIKMQSTKKGPLTKRDEGGPSGGPAVGAPLPGDEASCLGAGQPAASSSLQPQPKPSSGGRRRGGQRHKVKSQGACVTPASGC, from the exons ATGGAGGCCTCCTACGCCACAGTGAAGAGCATGGCGGAACAGATAGAGGCCGATGTCATCCTTCTGCGGGAACGGCAAGAAGCTGGGGGCCGCGTGCGTGATTACCTGGTCCGGAAACGAGTAGGAGACAATGACTTCCTGGAGGTCAG GGTAGCAGTGGTGGGCAACGTGGATGCCGGCAAAAGCACGCTTCTTGGGGTCCTGACACATGGGGAGCTGGACAATGGCCGAGGTTTTGCCCGCCAGAAACTCTTCCGCCACAAACATGAAATTGAATCTGGTCGCACCAGCAGTGTGGGCAACGACATTCTGGGCTTTGACAGTGAAGGCAATGTAGTGAACAAGCCTGACAGCCACGGCGGCAGCCTGGAGTGGACCAAGATTTGTGAGAAGTCCACTAAAGTCATTACCTTCATCGACTTGGCTGGTCATGAGAAGTACCTGAAAACCACTGTCTTCGGCATGACAGGCCATCTGCCTGACTTCTGCATGCTCATG GTGGGCAGTAATGCTGGCATCGTGGGGATGACCAAAGAACACCTGGGCTTGGCACTGGCACTCAATGTACCTGTCTTTGTGGTAGTCACCAAGATTGACATGTGTCCTGCCAACATCCTGCAAG AAACCCTGAAGCTGTTACAGCGCCTGCTGAAGTCACCAGGCTGCCGGAAGATCCCTGTGCTGGTGCAGAGCAAGGATGATGTGATTGTCACAGCCTCCAACTTCAGCTCCGAAAG GATGTGCCCAATATTCCAGATCTCCAATGTTACAGGCGAGAACCTAGATCTGCTGAAGATGTTCCTCAACCTCCTCTCCCCCCGCACCAGCTACAGGGAGGAGGAGCCTGCTGAGTTTCAGATTGATGACACCTACTCCGTCCCG GGTGTGGGGACAGTGGTGTCGGGGACAACACTGAGAGGCCTGATCAAGCTGAATGACACACTGCTGCTGGGCCCAGACCCCCTGGGTAACTTCCTGTCCATTGCTGTCAAATCCATCCATCGCAAGCGCATGCCTGTCAAGGAGGTGCGGGGTGGCCAGACAGCATCCTTTGCGCTGAAGAAG ATCAAGCGCTCGTCCATCCGGAAGGGCATGGTGATGGTTTCCCCACGTTTGAATCCCCAAGCctcctgggagtttgaggccgaGATTCTCGTCCTCCACCACCCCACCACAATTAGCCCGCGCTACCAGGCCATGG TGCACTGTGGGAGCATCAGGCAGACAGCCACCATTCTGAGCATGGACAAGGACTGTCTGCGCACTGGGGACAAGGCCACTGTACATTTCCGCTTCATCAAGACCCCTGAGTACCTGCACATAGACCAGCGGCTGGTGTTCCGGGAAGGCCGCACCAAGGCTGTCGGCACCATCACCAAG CTCCTCCAGACCACCAACAACTCCCCGATGAACTCCAAGCCCCAGCAGATTAAAATGCAGTCGACGAAAAAGGGCCCCCTGACGAAACGAGACGAGGGGGGCCCGTCTGGTGGGCCAGCAGTAGGAGCACCCCTACCTGGAGATGAAGCTTCCTGTCTAGGGGCTGGGCAGCCAGCTGCATCCAGCAGTCTCCAGCCTCAG cCCAAGCCCAGCAGTGGAGGCCGGCGACGAGGGGGCCAGCgccacaaggtgaagtcccaggGGGCCTGTGTGACTCCTGCCAGCGGCTGCTGA